The Rubricoccus marinus nucleotide sequence TCGCACGAGGAGATCGACGCGCTGGAGGCGGAGCACGCCGAGGCGCCGCACAAGCGCGTCGCGCAGCGCGCCCTCGCGCAGGCCGTCACGCGCATGGTACACGGCGACGCGGGCCTGGAAGCCGCCGAGCGCGCGACCGAGGCCCTCTTCGGCGGCGACCTCGCCGCCCTCACCGTCCGAGACTTAGGCGAGGTCTTCGAGGGCGTCCCCGAGTCCACCCGAGCCTCTGGCGACCTGGAAGGCGAGGGCGTCGACATCGTGACGCTTCTCGCGGACGCGGGCGCGGCGAAGTCCAAGGGCGAGGCCCGGCGCCTGGTCGAAGGCGGCGGCGTGCGGCTGGGCAACGAGAAGGTGGACGGGATCGACCAGATGGTCACCACCGCGGACGCGCTCCATGGCGAGGTCATCGTCGTGCGGATGGGCAAGAAGCGCGTTCACCTCGTCCGCCTCGCGTAACGCCAGAGGCGTTGTCTACCGGGCCTCTGGCGTTGATGCGCCAGAGGCCTAGGCGGATGTGATGTGCGGCGCCTCGCCGATCCACTCGCCTCTCTCCGCCGCGTTGAGCATGAAGCGCGCCACGTCGGCGCGGGAGACCGAAGCGGGGCCAAGCTTGAGGTAGCCGACCTCGATCTCGCCTGTTTCGGGCCCCTCGGTAAGGCGCGGCCCGCGGACGTTGGTCCAGTCCAGGCCGGATTGCGCCAGAAGCGCGTGCTGCCGCTCGGAGTCTTTCAGGAGCGGCCCCGCCACGACGCGCATGATGCCGCGGACGATCTTGGCCGGCAGGAACGGCGGGTCCTTTGGGCTGGCCACGCCCCCGCCGGTGAGGTTCACGATGCGGCGTACGCCAGAGGCCTCCATCGCTGCGAGGATGTGCCGCGTGCTCATGGTGAGCACGTCTTTGGGAGAGCCGTCGGCATGCCCGAGCGCGACGAAGACGGCGTCCGTGCCGTCCGGAATCGCGGCGCGGACCGCTGCGGGGTCGGTGGCGTCGCCCTGCACCACGGTGAGGTTGGCGTGCGTGAGGGGGAAGGCCTCTGGCGTGCGGACAAGCGCGGTGACAGCGTGCCCTGCGGCGAGGGCCTGTTGAACGAGGGGGCGGCCGGTGCGTCCGGAGGCGCCGAAAATGGAGACGAGCATGGGGGAGGCGGGGTGTAGGTTGTGCACACGGCCTCGCCGGTACGTACAGTTCCCTCAGGTACACACCCCCAGGTAAGAAATGGAAACGGCACGCCCTGAAGCTGGACTCGACGGTGGCGCCTGCCCCGTCACGCGCCTGGTCGACGTGATCGGCGGGCGGTGGAAGGTGCCTATCCTCTGGCAACTCTCTACGGGCACGCACCGCTACGGCGCGCTGCGCCGCGCCATCGGTGGGATCTCGGAGCGGATGCTCGTTCAGCAACTCCGCGCGCTCGAAGCCGATGGGCTCGTGGCACGCACGCAGTACCCGGAGGTCCCGCCGCGCGTGGAGTACGCGCTGACCGAACGGGGCTGCTCATTGGTGCCCCTGCTCCAAGGCCTCGCGGAGTGGAGCGCCACGCACCTCACCGCCGGCGCCGAGCGCTAAAGCCCGCCAGAGGCCTGCGCCTCTGGCGCAAACAGCAACCGGCCGCCCCAGGTCGGGAGCGGCCGGTTGTGGGCCGGGCGCCTCTGGCGCCAGAGGCCGGGCTCGGCTACCGCACGACGGTGAGACGGCGCGTTTCGGCAACGTCCCCGCCGGTCACGCGGACGATGTACGTCCCCGCGGAGAGGGACTCCACCGGAAGCGTCACCACGTGGGAGCCGGCGGCCAACGTGCCCTCGTGGGCGACGCCTACCTCGCGGCCAAGCGCGTCGTAGATGGACACCCGCACGTCCTGCGCCTCGCCAACGGCGACCTCTATGCGGCTCGCGCCAGAGGCCGGGTTCGGGTACGGCGTGCCCACAACGGGCTCGTCCTCACCCGAGGTCTTCGCCGTCGCGGCGCCCTTGGCCGGGCGGACACGGATCTCGAAGCGCTCGGACCAGTCCATGGCGTCGCTCTGGAACGTGTAGCTCGCGTTGCGGCGCATGTTGACGCGGCGGCGCGTGACGCGGTCGAACAACGTGGCGCCCCAGCCTCTCGCGAGCGTCCGGTCCCACGCGAGGGTGTACGTGCCAGCCTCTTTCGCGGTAAAGCTCATCCGCACCCGTACGCGCCGCGCCAGAGGCGCCGCGGTCCCATCGTCGAGCGCGCTCATGCCCAGCCGCTTGCCCTCTGGCGTCGAGAAGGCGATTTGCGCTGGGGCGAGGGAGTACTTGGAGCCGTCGGCGGCGTCCCAGCCGTCCGTGGCGTAGGGCTGGAAACGGAGCCACGCCTTGTCCTCGGTGCCCTCGCCGGAGAGCGTGAGCGCGAACTCCTGGATGGCCTCTGGCGCGGAGCCGCCCTTGCCGTAGAACGTCGCCGCGGCGCCCCCGTCCGCGCTGGTGGCGGCGTACGTGAGCGTCGGCCCGGCGGTGCCGTCGGGCGTCACCTCGATGAGGAGGCCCTGCCACACGGCGGCGTTCGCGCCCGCGTTGCTCGTCGGCGTGGGGGTGGCGGAGCGCGCCAGAGGCACGTGGTTGCCCGCGCCGTCCAGGGCGGTCGGGTCCCACGTGTAGACCAGCTGCTGCACGGTTCCGCCAGAGGCGGAGATGCCGTCCACGTTGAACGGCTGCGCAAACGGGTTGCCACCCATGTAGAAGTAGTCCTGCGGGACCTCGGCATCCGGGTTTCCGTCGCCGTCACCGTCGAAGGTGAGCGGGAGGACGGTGGCGAGCGGGAAGCTCGCCGTCACGTCGGACGTGACGGGGAGGCCGCTGGCGCGGAGAGCGAAGTCCGCGTCGGTGAGCTCGTAGCTCACGCCGATGCCGCCGCCGCGGGTCTGCTCCAGGTCAAAGGCCGCGTCGTACCAGTACCACCAGAGGCCGCGGCCGGACTCGAAGGTGTAATCCGTGGAGGGAACGGGAGCGTAGATCACTGCGACGGAGTCCGCGGTGCCGGCCTGGTTGCGGATGCTCGCCACGCCTTCGTACGCGTGGAAGAGGTTGCCTGCGAGCTGGCCTCTGGCGTTGGTGTAGCCTGCGCCAGGGTACTGCGCCGCGTTGACGTCGCCCGCAGGCACGCCGCCGACGTAGTTGATCTGCGCGAGGTCCAACACGCTCAGGCCCGATACGGGAGCCGAGAGCAGCCGCCAGCCTGGAGCGTCCGAGGGAGGGCCCGCGCCGATGCTGAGCTGCGTGGGCGCGAGCCGCACGCGGCGTCCGTTCGTGATGCTAGCCGGAATCACCGTGTTGCCGCCAGAGCCGTCAGGCCCGAACACCTGAATGCCGGCGTTCGCTCCGCTGAGGCCCTGCGTCCCGGAGTCCAGGCTGAAGAAGATGGGCTCCGGGCTGTTCCGCTCAACGAGCAGGACCGATCCGTCCCCATACGTGGCGCCGATCTGCCCGGATGCCGTGAGCGTCCCGTTGGCGAAGGTGAACGTGTCGGCCGCGTTGTCCGGGTCGTCCTCCAACGCGAGCGAGGTGAACGGGCCGGACGTCGTGGTGGACCAGAGCGTGTTGCCCTGTCCAGCCCGAATCACGTTCATCAGCGCGAGGCCCTCGCTCGTCTCGACGAGGAACAGCACGGCCTTGTCGTTCGCAATCGCGCTGTACAGCGGGGCGGGCCCCTGGTAGGTGAACGGGGCGCCCGAAGAGCGGTTGTAGTAGGCCGCGACCGTCTGCGAGGTGCCATCGTAGGGCGTGACGGTGCCCAGCGAGGGCTGGGAGTCGAAGTCGTTCGCGTTGGGCGCGGACTCCTGGCGGACCTCGTAGGTGGTCTGAGCCGACGCGGACGCGCCGACCAGGAGAAGCGTGAGGAGGAGAGTCTGAAGTCGCATAAATCCGGGGGTAAGCAGGGGTGGGTTGCGGCGGCGCTGCAAGGTGCCTGAGGCTTCAGAGGACCGAGTTCGGGCGCCAGAGGCGCGGCGAAAAGCAGACCGTGAGCGCGGTCTCTGATGGATGTCACCGCCGTACGGGTGCCAGAATGCAAGGCCCATGCCGCTCCGGCACTCCTCTCGTGCGCGGCGTGTGGAGAAGCCGCATTCGCCTCTGGCGTGCCGAAAACGCGACGTTCCGAGCACATTTCCAGAGAGCGGGCACGACGCGCCACTGCCGAACCGGCGCTGCCGGGTTTAAAATCGGGACCTCGCATGGCTACGAGGTCGGATTTTGGCACGCGGCCCGGGCTGCCTCTGGCGCCCCAAACACGTGGGAGCGAGCATCTAGAGCGTCTGCGCGGCGCGGTTGGGAGACGCGGGGGATTTCCGCCGCCGCCAGAGGCCCGAGGCAGAACGCCGCGCCCCTGGCGGCGTAGGCGCCCTCCACGCCCGTATCTTCGCCGCCCTCCCGCGCCCACAACAGGGCCACCCGCACGCGCTTTCCGATGGATTACATCCAGGTCGACATCATCGGGCTCTCCACGAGCCCATCCTCGGGTGGAGCCTACGCCCTCGTGTTAGGCGAGACGCACGGCAACCGCCGCCTGCCCATCATCATCGGCGCCTTTGAGGCGCAGGCCATCGCGCTGGAGCTGGAGAAGATCCAGCCGCCGCGGCCGATGACGCACGATCTGCTCAGCAACCTTTTCGAGGCGCTCGGCGCGGAGGTGACCGACATCGTGATCGACGACCTCCGTGAGGGGACGTTTTTCGCCAAGGTCCGCTACGTCTACGACGACGAGGAGGCGCAACTGGACTCCCGCCCGTCCGACGCCGTCGCGCTGGCCGTGCGCACGGATGCGCCCATCTTCGTGGCTGCGAGCGTGCTCGAAGAGGCCGGCATCCCGGCCGACGATGAGGACATCGACGCGCCAGAGGCGGACGACGCGCCGCAGCGAGTGGTGACTTCGGGCGGCGGCGGAGGCTCGCGTCTGGAACGCATGGAGGGGCAACTCCAGAAGGCCATCGAGGAAGAGGACTACGAGATGGCGGCCAAACTGCGCGACGAGATCGAGCGGATGAAGTCCGAGAACTGATGCGCCGCTGGGTCCTCGCGCTCGCCTGCCTCGCGGCCTCTGGCGCCTCCGCGCAAGACATCGCGAGCGCGGAGGCGACGGTGATCCAGTACGCGGACGCGGTAGCCGCAGGCGACTGGGCGACCGCCGCAGCGCTGATGGACCCTGTAGACCTTGAGCGGTTCAGCGAGCTTGCCGCTCTGATCGCGGGCGATGACCCCATTACGGCTTCGCTCTTGGGAGTACGAGCCGATAGCTCGCCAGAGGATCTGCTGGCGGCGTTCGTCGGCGCCGCGATGGGCGCAAACCCGTTTATGGAGGACGCCTTCGCATCCATCAGCACCGAGGTCCTGGGTACCGTCACGGAGGGGGACCGCCTGGCTCACGTCGTGGCGCGGACCGAGGTCTCGCTGCTCGGCACGCCCATCCGTAGCATTGAGACGACGACGCTCCTGTGGGACGGCGCCGCCTGGAAGATTGGGATGAACGCCGAACTGGAAGGGATGCTCGTCGGGATGAAGGCCGCGATGGAGAACCCAGAGTTGTTCGGTATGGAGGACGACTACGAGGAGGGGTATTACC carries:
- a CDS encoding bifunctional nuclease family protein; protein product: MDYIQVDIIGLSTSPSSGGAYALVLGETHGNRRLPIIIGAFEAQAIALELEKIQPPRPMTHDLLSNLFEALGAEVTDIVIDDLREGTFFAKVRYVYDDEEAQLDSRPSDAVALAVRTDAPIFVAASVLEEAGIPADDEDIDAPEADDAPQRVVTSGGGGGSRLERMEGQLQKAIEEEDYEMAAKLRDEIERMKSEN
- a CDS encoding NAD(P)-dependent oxidoreductase; protein product: MLVSIFGASGRTGRPLVQQALAAGHAVTALVRTPEAFPLTHANLTVVQGDATDPAAVRAAIPDGTDAVFVALGHADGSPKDVLTMSTRHILAAMEASGVRRIVNLTGGGVASPKDPPFLPAKIVRGIMRVVAGPLLKDSERQHALLAQSGLDWTNVRGPRLTEGPETGEIEVGYLKLGPASVSRADVARFMLNAAERGEWIGEAPHITSA
- a CDS encoding T9SS type A sorting domain-containing protein gives rise to the protein MRLQTLLLTLLLVGASASAQTTYEVRQESAPNANDFDSQPSLGTVTPYDGTSQTVAAYYNRSSGAPFTYQGPAPLYSAIANDKAVLFLVETSEGLALMNVIRAGQGNTLWSTTTSGPFTSLALEDDPDNAADTFTFANGTLTASGQIGATYGDGSVLLVERNSPEPIFFSLDSGTQGLSGANAGIQVFGPDGSGGNTVIPASITNGRRVRLAPTQLSIGAGPPSDAPGWRLLSAPVSGLSVLDLAQINYVGGVPAGDVNAAQYPGAGYTNARGQLAGNLFHAYEGVASIRNQAGTADSVAVIYAPVPSTDYTFESGRGLWWYWYDAAFDLEQTRGGGIGVSYELTDADFALRASGLPVTSDVTASFPLATVLPLTFDGDGDGNPDAEVPQDYFYMGGNPFAQPFNVDGISASGGTVQQLVYTWDPTALDGAGNHVPLARSATPTPTSNAGANAAVWQGLLIEVTPDGTAGPTLTYAATSADGGAAATFYGKGGSAPEAIQEFALTLSGEGTEDKAWLRFQPYATDGWDAADGSKYSLAPAQIAFSTPEGKRLGMSALDDGTAAPLARRVRVRMSFTAKEAGTYTLAWDRTLARGWGATLFDRVTRRRVNMRRNASYTFQSDAMDWSERFEIRVRPAKGAATAKTSGEDEPVVGTPYPNPASGASRIEVAVGEAQDVRVSIYDALGREVGVAHEGTLAAGSHVVTLPVESLSAGTYIVRVTGGDVAETRRLTVVR
- a CDS encoding winged helix-turn-helix transcriptional regulator, yielding METARPEAGLDGGACPVTRLVDVIGGRWKVPILWQLSTGTHRYGALRRAIGGISERMLVQQLRALEADGLVARTQYPEVPPRVEYALTERGCSLVPLLQGLAEWSATHLTAGAER